A region of Allocoleopsis franciscana PCC 7113 DNA encodes the following proteins:
- a CDS encoding PP2C family serine/threonine-protein phosphatase, with protein MAWRAVVRSSVGTRHQKQQQPCQDYGNYCILNQNVIVGAVADGAGSAKYADVGAKLAVEAVITIVREIANSPQPKENLSHPLNEQEARKLFSKIVAEVVATLEEKAIHENYAIADLACTLLVVVATPDWVAAMQIGDGFIVVGLQGEAYQLLFQPDKGEFVNQTTFVTSTHALDEMQVDVLLGQHKFICAATDGLEKVAIRMSDWTPFLPFFKPLEEYLWESHHPEQEDEYIKSFLNSERLNARTDDDKTLLLCLYAQN; from the coding sequence ATGGCTTGGAGAGCCGTTGTTCGTTCCTCTGTAGGAACTCGTCATCAAAAACAGCAGCAACCCTGCCAAGATTACGGTAATTATTGCATTCTGAATCAGAATGTAATAGTTGGAGCCGTTGCGGATGGGGCTGGTAGCGCTAAATATGCGGATGTTGGCGCTAAATTAGCTGTAGAAGCGGTGATTACAATTGTTAGGGAGATTGCGAACTCTCCCCAACCCAAGGAAAATCTTTCTCATCCTCTCAATGAGCAGGAAGCGAGAAAACTCTTTTCTAAAATTGTGGCAGAGGTCGTCGCGACCTTAGAAGAAAAAGCTATCCATGAAAATTATGCGATCGCTGACTTAGCTTGTACACTTTTAGTAGTTGTGGCGACTCCTGATTGGGTGGCGGCGATGCAAATTGGGGATGGATTTATTGTGGTTGGTTTACAGGGCGAAGCCTACCAATTACTTTTCCAGCCGGACAAGGGTGAATTTGTCAATCAAACGACCTTTGTAACATCAACCCATGCTTTAGATGAGATGCAAGTTGATGTCCTCTTAGGCCAACACAAATTTATCTGTGCCGCAACCGATGGACTAGAGAAGGTCGCCATTCGCATGAGTGATTGGACTCCTTTCTTGCCTTTTTTCAAACCGTTAGAAGAGTATCTGTGGGAAAGCCATCATCCCGAACAGGAGGATGAATACATTAAGAGTTTTCTCAACTCTGAACGACTAAACGCTCGAACAGATGACGATAAAACGTTGCTGTTGTGCCTCTACGCTCAAAATTAA
- a CDS encoding vWA domain-containing protein: MPVGLPEFAENPENRCPVILLLDTSASMAGQPIQELNRGMGLFKEDLLKDTQASLSAEVAIVSFGPVKLLQDFVTVDSFTPPPLTADGVTPMGQAIDYALDLLETRKATYKENGIQYYRPWVFLITDGAPTDNWQRAAQRVREGESQGKFSFFAVAVEGADINTLQQIAPPERPPVTLRGLDFSALFVWLSTSMKRVSSGKIGEAVPLPPVGWGQINT; encoded by the coding sequence ATGCCCGTAGGATTACCGGAATTTGCCGAAAACCCAGAAAATCGCTGCCCAGTAATTCTCCTCCTCGATACCTCTGCTTCCATGGCAGGTCAACCCATCCAAGAATTGAATCGAGGCATGGGTCTTTTTAAGGAAGATTTACTCAAAGACACACAAGCTTCCCTGAGTGCAGAGGTGGCGATTGTCAGTTTTGGGCCGGTGAAGTTACTTCAAGATTTTGTGACGGTTGACTCCTTCACCCCGCCACCGTTAACGGCTGATGGTGTGACTCCCATGGGTCAAGCCATTGACTATGCGCTAGATTTGCTGGAAACTCGTAAGGCGACTTACAAAGAAAACGGCATTCAGTATTATCGCCCTTGGGTATTTTTAATTACCGATGGGGCACCAACGGATAATTGGCAGCGTGCTGCACAACGGGTGCGAGAGGGAGAAAGTCAGGGGAAATTCTCGTTCTTTGCGGTTGCTGTCGAGGGGGCAGATATCAATACTCTCCAACAAATTGCTCCGCCTGAACGTCCACCCGTAACCTTGAGGGGTCTGGATTTTAGTGCTTTATTTGTCTGGTTAAGCACTTCAATGAAGCGGGTTTCTAGTGGCAAAATTGGGGAGGCTGTACCGCTTCCGCCAGTGGGATGGGGTCAAATTAACACTTAG
- a CDS encoding HPP family protein, with the protein MKGYLPKKRINSSYLPRLNYESLQLRWKNYWFKIRGTWSSCPLTCPINRPHHRYIFWSWFGSFLAIAATAYLSTKTNTPLLMAPFGATSVLIFGVPDSPLAQPRNVIGGNLVAALVSLTILHLFGTEPWTMGLAVATAIGLMQLTRTLHPPSGAVALVVMMTKAPWQFLLTPTLEGSMILVLCAVVFNNLAEERTYPKHWL; encoded by the coding sequence ATGAAAGGCTATTTACCGAAAAAGCGAATTAATTCCAGCTATCTACCTCGATTGAATTACGAAAGCCTTCAGTTAAGATGGAAAAATTACTGGTTCAAGATACGTGGGACTTGGAGTTCATGCCCTTTAACATGTCCTATAAATAGACCTCATCACAGATATATCTTTTGGAGTTGGTTCGGTAGTTTCCTAGCAATAGCAGCAACGGCTTACCTAAGCACGAAAACCAATACTCCCCTGCTTATGGCTCCCTTTGGTGCCACTAGCGTATTAATCTTTGGCGTACCTGACAGTCCTTTGGCTCAACCCCGAAATGTGATCGGTGGTAATCTTGTCGCGGCTTTAGTTAGCCTCACAATTCTGCATCTGTTCGGTACAGAACCTTGGACGATGGGATTAGCTGTGGCTACAGCTATTGGGTTAATGCAACTAACGCGAACATTACATCCTCCTTCGGGAGCTGTTGCTTTAGTCGTGATGATGACAAAAGCACCTTGGCAGTTTCTACTAACTCCTACCCTGGAAGGTTCTATGATTCTGGTTCTTTGCGCTGTAGTTTTTAATAATTTAGCAGAAGAGAGAACTTATCCCAAGCACTGGCTATGA
- a CDS encoding DUF6745 domain-containing protein, translating into MSPTKIAQLTPEQEDLIPSIIEKWTRVFCSTQPIDRQKAEAAVKAAYAVMGKPEPVICFFSSPNAARLAVFEQHSPQQTAQQLGVPLLMPFVSQLQEQIGKQLEEALWPQLQIHMSSQPLQSLFQLRTMLMWQSQAQFSKQQLELFGQLRQQWIKQQWEQQQEELRKQLLQAPGGQFLVQMGDSLWQNIAEPLWQNLAHQPFVEWGQQQLQQNPFVQMIDVVGFAYYGLLLPGLEASSIALLDFCISVLNCDCDLPQWQAYQSLLSECGCIFPFENTCIICDRPTKLTFDNEHRLHGEGEPAIEFADGYRLYYYRGVSLPEQYWVHPHHWQARWLLEEHNAELRRVLIQGIGYSRICQELQATELDSWREYTLLKIDSEVDVEPIYLLKMTCPSTGYIHAIRVPPTMRSAREAIRWMNWGTDPEEFSIES; encoded by the coding sequence ATGTCGCCGACTAAAATTGCCCAGCTAACGCCCGAACAAGAAGATCTCATTCCCTCCATCATAGAAAAATGGACAAGGGTATTCTGTTCAACACAGCCGATTGATCGCCAAAAAGCGGAAGCGGCTGTCAAAGCTGCCTATGCGGTGATGGGCAAACCAGAACCTGTTATTTGCTTTTTCAGTAGTCCTAATGCCGCTAGATTGGCTGTTTTTGAGCAACACTCACCCCAACAGACGGCGCAACAATTGGGTGTCCCTCTGCTGATGCCATTTGTCAGCCAACTCCAAGAACAGATCGGGAAGCAATTGGAAGAAGCACTGTGGCCTCAGTTGCAAATCCACATGTCTAGCCAACCGTTGCAGAGTTTGTTTCAATTGCGAACGATGCTGATGTGGCAATCTCAGGCGCAGTTCTCGAAGCAACAGTTGGAACTATTTGGGCAGTTGCGACAGCAATGGATCAAACAACAGTGGGAGCAACAGCAGGAGGAACTCCGAAAGCAACTCCTCCAAGCACCGGGCGGGCAATTTTTGGTACAAATGGGGGATTCCCTGTGGCAAAATATTGCCGAACCTTTATGGCAAAATCTAGCTCACCAACCGTTTGTCGAATGGGGGCAACAGCAGTTACAACAGAATCCTTTCGTTCAAATGATCGATGTAGTGGGATTTGCGTATTATGGTCTGTTACTCCCCGGTTTAGAGGCTTCTTCGATTGCTCTGCTTGATTTTTGTATTTCTGTCTTAAATTGCGATTGTGATTTGCCGCAATGGCAGGCTTATCAGTCTCTCCTGTCGGAATGTGGCTGTATTTTCCCGTTTGAAAACACTTGCATCATTTGCGATCGCCCCACTAAACTGACCTTTGACAACGAACATCGTCTCCATGGCGAAGGTGAACCTGCGATTGAGTTTGCCGATGGCTATCGGTTGTACTATTATCGGGGCGTGAGTTTGCCGGAACAATATTGGGTTCACCCACACCACTGGCAAGCGCGATGGCTGTTAGAAGAACACAATGCTGAACTGCGTCGGGTACTGATTCAGGGAATTGGCTACTCGCGAATTTGCCAGGAATTGCAAGCGACTGAACTCGATTCTTGGCGAGAATATACTCTCTTAAAAATCGATAGTGAAGTCGATGTCGAGCCGATCTATTTATTAAAAATGACCTGTCCTAGCACTGGGTATATTCACGCGATACGAGTGCCACCGACAATGCGATCAGCGCGTGAGGCGATTCGTTGGATGAATTGGGGAACCGATCCAGAGGAATTTTCGATAGAAAGCTGA
- the ispG gene encoding (E)-4-hydroxy-3-methylbut-2-enyl-diphosphate synthase, whose translation MQTLSTPQTAPTAPEFDTTIHRRKTRPVKVGNITIGGGYPVVVQSMINEDTLDVEGSVAAIRRLHEIGCEIVRVTVPSMAHAKALAEIKQKLIQTYQEVPLVADVHHNGMKIALEVAKHVDKVRINPGLYVFEKPKADRNEYTQAEFEEIGEKIRETLEPLVISLRDQGKALRIGVNHGSLAERMLFTYGDTPEGMVESALEFIRICESLDFRNIVISLKASRAPVMVAAYRLMVKRMDELGMDYPLHLGVTEAGDGEYGRIKSTAGLAPLLADGIGDTIRVSLTEAPEKEIPVCYSILQALGLRKTMVEYVACPSCGRTLFNLEEVLHKVREATKHLTGLDIAVMGCIVNGPGEMADADYGYVGKQAGFISLYRGREEIKKVPEDQGVEELINLIKADGRWVDP comes from the coding sequence ATTTGACACCACCATTCATCGGCGCAAAACCCGTCCGGTTAAGGTGGGCAACATCACGATTGGCGGTGGCTATCCTGTGGTCGTGCAGTCCATGATTAATGAAGATACCTTAGATGTAGAAGGTTCCGTTGCCGCAATTCGCCGCTTGCATGAGATTGGTTGCGAGATTGTCCGCGTCACCGTGCCCAGCATGGCTCATGCCAAAGCCTTGGCAGAAATTAAGCAAAAACTCATCCAAACCTACCAAGAGGTACCCCTAGTTGCCGATGTTCACCACAATGGCATGAAAATTGCCCTGGAAGTGGCGAAGCATGTGGATAAGGTGCGGATTAATCCAGGATTGTATGTCTTTGAGAAGCCAAAAGCTGACCGAAACGAATACACCCAAGCTGAATTTGAGGAAATTGGCGAAAAAATCCGTGAAACCCTAGAACCCCTAGTTATTTCCTTGCGCGATCAGGGTAAAGCGTTGCGGATTGGGGTAAATCACGGTTCCCTGGCTGAACGGATGCTGTTTACCTACGGCGATACCCCAGAAGGGATGGTGGAATCTGCCCTGGAATTTATCCGTATCTGCGAATCTCTGGACTTCCGCAATATTGTGATTTCCCTGAAAGCCTCACGCGCACCGGTAATGGTAGCCGCTTATCGCCTGATGGTGAAGCGCATGGATGAACTGGGGATGGATTACCCCTTGCATTTAGGCGTCACGGAAGCAGGGGATGGTGAGTATGGGCGGATTAAGTCTACTGCCGGTCTTGCGCCCCTGCTAGCGGATGGGATTGGTGATACGATTCGCGTCTCTCTCACCGAAGCGCCTGAAAAAGAAATTCCCGTTTGTTACAGCATTCTGCAAGCCTTGGGACTACGGAAGACGATGGTGGAATACGTCGCTTGTCCGTCCTGTGGTCGTACCTTGTTTAACTTAGAAGAGGTGCTACACAAAGTCCGAGAAGCGACTAAACATTTAACCGGTTTAGATATTGCCGTGATGGGTTGCATTGTTAATGGCCCCGGTGAAATGGCAGATGCTGACTATGGCTATGTGGGCAAGCAAGCGGGTTTTATCTCTCTTTATCGGGGTCGGGAAGAAATTAAAAAAGTACCCGAAGATCAAGGTGTTGAAGAGTTGATTAATTTAATCAAAGCGGATGGTCGTTGGGTCGATCCATAG
- the glcD gene encoding glycolate oxidase subunit GlcD, with product MIAQETQRNWKPIIKQFEAVVGKDGVVRRKEELLTYECDGLASYRQRPALVVLPRTTEQVAEAVKICDQNQIPWVARGAGTGLSGGALPVEDCVLIVTALMKRILDVDLENQRIVVQPGVINNWVTQAVSGAGFYYAPDPSSQIICSIGGNVAENSGGVHCLKYGVTTNHVLGLKLVLPDGSIVDVGGSVPEFPGYDLTGLFVGSEGTLGIATEITLRILKTPESICVLLADFATVEESGAAVADIISSGIIPGGMEIMDNLSINAVEDVVATGCYPRDAGSILLVELDGLEVEVATSKQRVAELCKKNGARNITTASDPETRLKLWKGRKAAFAAAGHMSPDYFVQDGVIPRTQLVGVLKEIEALSEKYGYAIANVFHAGDGNLHPLILYDNSIPGALHKVEELGGEILKLCVKVGGSISGEHGIGADKKCFMPDMFSETDLETMQWVRQVFNPKGLANPGKIFPTPRTCGESAKAQNLGQFKQSEVF from the coding sequence ATGATTGCCCAAGAAACCCAACGCAACTGGAAACCCATCATCAAGCAATTTGAGGCAGTTGTGGGTAAAGACGGCGTGGTTCGCCGCAAAGAAGAATTACTCACCTACGAATGTGATGGTTTAGCCAGTTATCGCCAACGACCGGCATTGGTAGTGTTGCCGCGAACCACCGAACAAGTGGCAGAGGCAGTAAAAATCTGCGACCAAAACCAAATCCCTTGGGTGGCGCGGGGTGCTGGCACAGGTTTATCGGGGGGTGCCTTACCTGTAGAGGATTGTGTGTTAATTGTCACCGCGTTGATGAAGCGCATTCTCGACGTTGACCTAGAAAATCAGCGTATCGTTGTGCAGCCAGGGGTGATCAACAACTGGGTAACCCAAGCCGTTAGTGGGGCAGGTTTTTACTACGCACCTGACCCCTCTAGCCAAATTATCTGTTCAATTGGTGGCAATGTTGCTGAAAATTCCGGCGGTGTTCATTGCCTCAAATATGGTGTTACAACTAATCATGTTTTGGGATTAAAATTAGTTCTTCCGGATGGTTCAATTGTGGATGTCGGGGGTTCGGTGCCAGAATTTCCCGGTTACGACCTCACGGGTCTATTTGTTGGTTCCGAAGGGACTTTAGGTATCGCCACAGAAATTACGCTACGCATCCTGAAAACACCTGAATCCATTTGTGTCCTCCTTGCAGATTTTGCCACGGTTGAAGAATCGGGTGCGGCTGTTGCCGATATTATCAGTTCCGGGATTATTCCAGGTGGCATGGAGATTATGGATAATCTCAGTATTAATGCCGTGGAAGATGTGGTGGCAACGGGATGTTATCCCAGGGATGCGGGTTCTATTTTGTTGGTGGAATTGGATGGTTTGGAGGTAGAAGTGGCAACCAGTAAACAACGTGTTGCCGAACTTTGTAAGAAGAATGGGGCACGAAATATCACCACGGCAAGTGACCCCGAAACCCGCTTGAAATTATGGAAAGGTCGCAAAGCCGCTTTTGCCGCAGCAGGTCACATGAGTCCAGATTATTTTGTTCAAGATGGGGTGATTCCCCGTACTCAATTGGTAGGTGTGCTGAAAGAAATTGAAGCATTGAGTGAAAAATACGGGTACGCGATCGCTAATGTATTTCATGCCGGTGATGGTAACCTTCATCCCTTGATTCTTTACGATAATTCGATTCCAGGTGCGCTGCATAAAGTGGAAGAATTAGGGGGGGAAATTCTTAAACTCTGTGTAAAAGTGGGCGGTAGTATTTCTGGGGAACATGGAATTGGTGCGGATAAGAAGTGCTTTATGCCCGATATGTTTAGTGAGACCGATTTAGAAACCATGCAATGGGTGCGGCAAGTCTTTAATCCAAAAGGTTTAGCCAATCCCGGTAAAATTTTTCCGACTCCTCGCACTTGTGGTGAATCGGCAAAGGCTCAAAATTTAGGACAATTTAAGCAATCAGAAGTCTTTTAA
- a CDS encoding carbonic anhydrase has product MRKLLKGVHQFQTHYFSTHREMFEQLSQGQHPRMLFITCSDSRVDPNLITQTEPGELFIIRNVGNIIPPYGALKSGEGAAIEYAIEALGVKHIIVCGHSHCGAIKGLLQLGNLTEQMPLVYDWLKYAEATRRIIKEHYKDYEGEALLNAAIEENVLTQLENLRTYPAVHSKLYSRELDLHAWVYKIETGGVFVYSAERCSIQSKHDLDESDEREEPAPTHYSVNSNGKTYV; this is encoded by the coding sequence ATGCGGAAGTTACTTAAAGGTGTACATCAATTTCAAACTCACTACTTCAGTACACACCGTGAGATGTTTGAGCAACTGTCTCAGGGACAGCACCCCAGAATGCTCTTCATCACTTGCTCAGATTCGCGAGTTGACCCGAATCTGATTACTCAAACCGAACCGGGTGAACTGTTTATTATTCGCAATGTTGGCAATATTATTCCACCTTATGGCGCATTAAAAAGTGGTGAAGGGGCTGCGATTGAGTATGCGATCGAGGCTTTAGGTGTCAAACATATTATTGTCTGCGGACACTCCCACTGTGGGGCGATTAAAGGATTGCTGCAACTGGGCAACCTAACAGAACAAATGCCCTTAGTTTATGACTGGTTAAAGTATGCAGAGGCGACGCGCCGGATTATTAAGGAACACTACAAGGACTACGAGGGGGAAGCACTGCTAAACGCGGCTATTGAGGAGAACGTGCTGACTCAACTGGAAAACCTGCGGACATACCCCGCCGTCCACTCCAAACTTTACAGTCGTGAACTAGACCTCCACGCTTGGGTTTATAAAATCGAGACGGGAGGCGTTTTTGTTTACAGTGCAGAACGATGCAGTATCCAATCCAAGCATGACTTGGATGAGAGTGACGAGAGAGAGGAACCAGCGCCAACCCATTATTCGGTGAATAGCAACGGCAAGACTTATGTGTAG
- a CDS encoding helix-hairpin-helix domain-containing protein: protein MRILTCVSTGNPICLTKQIASSGEGAVWQTERSGYLAKLYHSFEDERIEKLKVMVAHPPKDPNAHLNHVSLAWPEELLKDRNGTILGFLMPAIAGAKELLDVYSSKRRQQLKLEVDWKFLHITALNIASIIEAIHAEGYVLGDIKPQNILVNNRALPSIIDTDSFQVYHPHKSQVYRCLVGSEGFTPVELLGKDFRTTNQAEIHDSFRLAVIIHLLLFGDKPFKGKWIGTGDSPDPTELLRRGFWPYASNSLIKPGPFTIPLEIVHPEIQRCFLRCFNEGHTNPSLRPTAREWRKALSVAVEHLTICGRVDSHYYSTIYGKCYWCDRKLDKGLDIFASPIPKIQPPSALPRTPPPKPVYPATSTHPGVTVAPVITQPKKVSSSKFAQSSVGLAPFFTPPKKVSSSKFPQRTVTSIPSKTRAIIGWTTGTGLATGGILWLIRTFLGDSSETFKDWVVSYPPEVMQFPFIRIPPENLLDVIQPVQWLSGGVGTFIVGFMMGFVIITMRCRR, encoded by the coding sequence ATGAGAATCCTCACCTGCGTCAGTACGGGTAATCCGATTTGCCTAACGAAGCAGATTGCTAGCAGTGGTGAGGGAGCCGTTTGGCAAACCGAGCGCAGTGGCTATCTAGCCAAACTTTACCACTCTTTTGAAGATGAGCGAATTGAAAAACTCAAGGTGATGGTGGCGCATCCACCCAAAGACCCAAATGCTCATCTTAATCATGTTTCTTTGGCTTGGCCTGAGGAATTGCTCAAAGATCGGAATGGTACTATTTTAGGTTTCTTAATGCCTGCGATCGCAGGAGCCAAGGAACTGCTGGATGTTTATAGCTCAAAACGCCGCCAACAACTTAAGCTGGAAGTAGATTGGAAATTCCTGCATATTACAGCGCTGAATATTGCCTCTATTATCGAAGCCATTCATGCAGAAGGCTATGTTTTAGGTGATATTAAGCCGCAAAATATTTTAGTGAATAACCGAGCTTTGCCTTCTATTATCGATACAGATTCTTTTCAGGTTTATCATCCTCACAAGAGTCAAGTTTATCGCTGCTTAGTGGGTTCAGAAGGCTTTACACCCGTTGAATTATTAGGGAAAGATTTTCGCACTACGAATCAAGCCGAAATTCATGACTCTTTTCGGTTAGCCGTAATCATTCATCTGTTGCTCTTTGGAGATAAACCGTTTAAAGGAAAATGGATCGGAACAGGAGACTCACCAGACCCCACTGAATTACTCCGTCGCGGGTTTTGGCCTTATGCCTCCAACAGTTTAATCAAACCAGGGCCATTTACCATTCCCTTAGAGATTGTTCATCCAGAAATTCAACGCTGTTTTCTTCGATGTTTTAATGAAGGACATACCAATCCCTCTTTACGTCCAACCGCTAGGGAATGGCGTAAGGCACTCTCCGTCGCTGTCGAACATTTAACAATTTGTGGCAGGGTAGACAGCCACTACTACAGTACGATTTATGGCAAGTGCTACTGGTGCGATCGCAAACTTGATAAAGGTCTTGATATATTTGCATCCCCAATTCCTAAAATCCAGCCACCTTCAGCGCTACCGCGTACACCACCACCAAAGCCAGTTTATCCGGCTACATCTACCCATCCAGGTGTTACCGTTGCACCCGTTATTACACAACCGAAAAAAGTTTCCTCCTCTAAATTTGCTCAGTCTTCGGTTGGATTGGCACCCTTTTTTACACCACCAAAAAAAGTTTCTTCTTCCAAATTCCCCCAGCGTACTGTTACATCCATACCATCAAAAACTCGTGCAATTATCGGATGGACAACTGGCACAGGTCTGGCTACGGGCGGGATTTTATGGCTAATCCGAACTTTTTTGGGGGATTCATCAGAAACGTTCAAGGATTGGGTTGTGTCTTATCCGCCCGAAGTCATGCAATTTCCTTTTATCCGAATTCCCCCAGAAAATCTCTTGGATGTTATTCAACCTGTGCAGTGGCTATCGGGGGGAGTGGGTACATTTATTGTAGGATTCATGATGGGATTTGTTATTATCACCATGCGTTGCCGTCGATAG
- a CDS encoding alpha/beta fold hydrolase → MSISEQSIEVGSLKWFYREANPIGRSEALPVLLLHGLPSHSYCWTSLMPDLAEKGLRAIAPDWIGSGLSAKPDKRDFAYTPDAFINALREFLNALEIDRFHLVVQGFLASVGLQYALRYPEQIERIAILNTPLTSDAKLPWTMQQWGFPFVGDMLTQDPLLVDRTLEGGSRYRISDKDLDIYRKPFLKSSDPGRSLVATIKNMQWKSSMAEIESGFRNWKQPTLIVWGMKDPWLPVELAQQFAKGIQNVELVQLEESGHYPQDHWSEKVSESLLLFLRRQAL, encoded by the coding sequence GTGTCTATAAGTGAACAATCAATCGAAGTCGGTTCGCTGAAGTGGTTCTATCGGGAAGCGAACCCCATTGGCAGAAGTGAAGCCTTACCCGTGCTGCTGCTTCATGGGTTGCCCTCCCACAGTTATTGCTGGACATCGTTGATGCCCGATTTAGCCGAAAAAGGGTTGAGAGCAATCGCACCTGACTGGATTGGTTCGGGTTTATCGGCAAAACCTGACAAGCGAGACTTTGCTTATACCCCTGATGCCTTTATTAATGCCTTGAGAGAGTTTCTCAACGCGCTGGAAATTGATCGATTTCATTTGGTGGTTCAAGGATTTCTCGCCTCCGTTGGCCTTCAGTACGCCCTACGTTACCCTGAACAAATTGAACGTATCGCCATTCTCAATACACCCTTAACCTCTGATGCCAAGTTGCCCTGGACGATGCAGCAGTGGGGCTTTCCTTTTGTGGGAGATATGTTAACCCAAGACCCGTTATTAGTGGATCGAACCTTGGAGGGGGGGAGTCGTTACCGAATTTCAGACAAGGATTTAGACATTTATCGTAAACCCTTCCTCAAGAGTTCTGATCCGGGGCGCAGTCTGGTGGCGACGATTAAAAATATGCAATGGAAGTCGTCTATGGCAGAAATTGAATCTGGATTTCGCAACTGGAAACAACCCACTTTAATTGTTTGGGGCATGAAAGATCCTTGGCTGCCTGTGGAACTGGCACAGCAATTTGCGAAGGGTATTCAGAATGTGGAACTTGTTCAGCTTGAGGAAAGCGGGCATTATCCTCAAGACCATTGGTCAGAAAAAGTAAGTGAATCCCTGCTGCTTTTTTTAAGACGCCAAGCATTGTGA
- a CDS encoding FecR family protein, with the protein MFRKIALLFAVTLWSSGSLLLPQEVLAQTALTRAVIESLKNQVRLIPKNQSARSARPSDAIIPGDALATAKASTAQLRFNDGSLARLGEQAVFRFSPGTRTMALSNGTALVLIPPGRGTTRVRTPNAAAGIRGSALFVRYIPETDTTIVGALTNSGIEVFNEGASQRQELKAGNMAVIVKDRIEKVYEFDLRTFYQTSDLASGLNLMKSESTPSVDEAIAQVQTETFDALQAQSPVTGQQIIENPSFVQLAVSPSQGFPSVDRLITDDTSSSPRNFDLPGNTSRNGIDVRTILEAGETRNSQVSPRNPNSPGSGGNFPGGGNTGGNFPGGGNTGGNFPGGGNTGGNFPGGGNTGGNFPGGGNTGGNFPGGGNTGGNFPGGGNTGGNFPGGGNTGGNFPGGGNTGGNFPGGGNTGGNFPGGGNTGGNFPGGGNVRSQVKNILNDLTIPPALTP; encoded by the coding sequence ATGTTTCGCAAAATCGCTCTTTTATTTGCCGTCACCCTCTGGAGTTCTGGTTCGCTACTTCTGCCCCAGGAAGTGCTAGCTCAAACGGCTTTAACTAGGGCAGTGATTGAATCCTTGAAAAACCAAGTGCGTTTGATTCCGAAAAATCAATCAGCTCGGTCGGCTCGCCCATCGGACGCTATCATCCCTGGAGATGCATTAGCCACAGCCAAGGCATCAACAGCTCAACTCCGTTTCAATGATGGCTCTCTGGCTCGCCTGGGAGAGCAAGCTGTATTCAGATTTTCTCCCGGTACCCGTACCATGGCGCTGTCCAATGGTACTGCACTGGTATTAATTCCTCCAGGGCGGGGCACAACTCGTGTGCGTACACCCAATGCGGCAGCAGGGATTCGGGGGTCAGCGCTATTTGTCCGGTATATTCCCGAAACCGATACCACGATTGTAGGAGCGCTAACCAATAGCGGCATTGAGGTTTTTAATGAGGGAGCTTCTCAACGCCAGGAATTAAAAGCTGGCAATATGGCTGTGATTGTTAAGGATCGAATTGAAAAGGTTTACGAATTTGATCTGAGGACGTTTTACCAAACCAGTGACTTAGCCTCAGGGTTAAACCTGATGAAGTCAGAATCGACCCCAAGTGTGGATGAAGCGATCGCGCAAGTGCAAACTGAAACGTTTGATGCACTTCAAGCTCAGTCACCTGTAACGGGTCAACAAATCATTGAAAATCCCAGCTTTGTTCAGCTTGCAGTTAGTCCATCACAAGGCTTTCCCAGTGTCGATCGCCTCATAACTGACGATACTTCTTCTAGTCCACGAAATTTTGACCTACCTGGAAACACGAGCAGAAATGGGATAGATGTAAGAACAATCTTGGAGGCGGGAGAAACTCGAAACTCTCAAGTATCTCCCCGAAATCCTAACTCGCCAGGTTCAGGAGGGAACTTCCCTGGTGGCGGCAATACGGGTGGGAACTTCCCCGGTGGTGGCAATACGGGTGGGAACTTCCCCGGTGGCGGCAATACGGGAGGGAACTTCCCTGGTGGCGGCAATACGGGTGGGAACTTCCCTGGTGGCGGCAATACGGGTGGGAACTTCCCTGGTGGTGGCAATACGGGTGGTAACTTCCCTGGTGGTGGCAATACGGGTGGGAACTTCCCTGGTGGTGGCAATACGGGTGGGAACTTCCCTGGTGGTGGCAATACGGGTGGGAACTTCCCTGGTGGTGGCAATACGGGTGGGAACTTCCCTGGTGGTGGCAATACGGGTGGGAACTTTCCTGGTGGCGGCAATGTTAGGAGCCAAGTTAAGAATATACTGAATGACTTGACCATTCCCCCAGCACTCACGCCGTAA